The DNA window GTAGTTTCAGCTCTCGGAACTGTTGGGCTTTCCGTTGGAATAACTCCTCACCTTAGTTCAGTTGGAAAACTAGTAATTATATCGCTTATGTTAATTGGAAGGATAGGCCCATTGGCTATTGGATTTTCACTTTTGGGCAAACAGAAGGAAATATCTTTTAAATATCCAAAGGCAGATATCTTTGTCGGATAAGAGAAGTGATTTGATGAAACAGTTTGTAGTTATTGGTCTTGGAAATTTTGGGGTGAACGTTGCAACTGCCCTCCACAAACTAGGCAATCAAGTTCTAGTAATTGATGAATCTGAGAGAAAAGTAGAACAGATTAAGGAGTTAGTAACCCAAGCTATTGTTGCTGATGCGACTGATAAGAAGGTGCTAACAGAATTTGTGGATAAATCTATCGATGGGGCAATAGTATGCATGAGAGATAACATTGAAGCCAGTGTAATGATTACTCTATATCTGAAGGATCTAGGCGTTGAAAAGATAATAGCAAAGGCGATAAATGAAGACCATGGCCGTATTTTGGAACTAGTAGGGGCTACAAAGATAATTTATCCTGAAAAAGATGTTGCAATTGAACTTGCCGAAACCTTAACAACTCCAAACCTTATCAATTGGCTTCCTGTGGAGCCTGACTATAAAATATTTGAGTTAAAAGCTCCAAAGGAATATGTAGGGAAGACTCTTGCAGAGCTAAAGCTAGACGATAACTATGGGATCCAGGTAATAGCTGTAAAAGAAGGGCCAAAAGGACCTTTTCATTTAATCCCTGGAGGAAGCTTTACCATAACTGAAAATAGCTCTCTTGCCATAATAGGCAAAAATGAGGATATCGCTAAACTAAAATCAAATGATAAAATATAACAAATAACTTTTTATTTCTAAACATCCAATTATTACTGTATGGATGAAGAAGATAAGATTGTCCTTATGGGAATTGGAGCTTTCGGCGCCTTGGCTTATCTTGCCGTAAAAGAGATTCAGAAAAGAGAAGCTTTGGAAGAGCAAGGTGAATCTAAGTTATCGAACCAGGGTGATGCAATTTTTGAAGCAGGATATAACCTTTCTGAAAAAGAAGATATAGAAGTTCCAATATACAAAGATATTCTGGAACTTCTTTTTGGGAAGAAGTAAATTTATTAGTAGGAACTCTTTTAAGATACTTGCGATATACCCCTCCAATGGATAAAAAGCAAATAGGCGTTCTGGCAATAGTTGGTGCAAGCGTCATGTGGTCTATAGAGCCCATATTTGCAAAACTTGCCTATGCCAATTCTAGTGTTGTCCAGACATCAGGTTTTAGGGCCATATTTGTCACGATAGTTGCTTTGATCTATGCCCTCACTACAAATGGAAGAAATATCAAGATCTCAAAGAAAGAGTTTTCTGTAATTTTCTATATAGCTGTTTTTGGAACGCTTGTTGCGGATTTATTATTCTATATTGCACTCACAAGAATTCCTGTTCTAAATGCAGTTTTAATTGGGCATCTCCAGCCTATCTTCATTATATTAATAGGCTATTTTATCTTAAAGGATGAAAAACACTCAAAATATGATTATGCAGGCATATTCATAATGATATTTGGGGCGCTACTTGTCACCACACAAACAATACAAAATCTCCTTATCTTGAGAATAGGAACTGTTGGGGACCTATTAGTTGTGGGTGCAACTTTATCTTGGGCTACTACAGGGATAGTTGCAAGAAAGTACCTAAAGACCATGAACTGCGGAATAATCACATTTTATAGATTCTTGATTGCTGCCATATTCTTTTCAATCTATTTACTCTTCAGATCAGAGTTCCAATTTGGAAGTGTAAATCAGATAATAATTGGAATAATAGTTGGAGTCGGATACATTTTATACTATGAAGGTCTTAAAAGAATAAAAGCTGCTCAAGCTGGTGCTTTGGAACTATCAACACCATTTTTTGCAGCGCTTTTGGGGTTTGTTGTTCTTGGGGAGTTAGTAACACCCATGCAGATAGCAGGGATTCTTATTCTATGCATTGGCGTTTATCTACTTTCAAAAAAGGAATAGGTTCAAATAAATAAGTTTTTATAGGCAAATTCCTTAATAATCTTGAATAAATATAGAATTCATATCTGTAACTTTGTAAAAGTCTACATAATATTCAATTTATTGGTATATGGGGATATTTTTATGAATAATGAGGCTAGAGCTAGAGAAGACATTGACAAGATGCTTGTTGATTGCGGCTGGACTGTTCAGGATTATAAACTAATGGATCTTGGTGCTTCAAGAGGTGTTGCAGTAAGAGAGTTCCCACTCCTTACAGGAATTGCAGACTACCTCCTTTTTATTGATAGAAAAGCCTGTGGGGTTCTTGAAGCTAAAAGAGTCGGAATACCTTTAGGTGGTGTTGCAGATCAATCCATAAAATATGTTGGAGGTTTGCCTGAAGATATCCCATCTGTTGGCAATCCACTTCCCTTTGTGTACAATAGCACGGGGAAAGAAATTTCATTTGTTGACATGAGAGACCCAAGGCGACGCTCGAGAAGAATCTTCTCTTTTCACAGACCTGAAACATTGAAGGAATTTCTATCTGATGAAAAGACGTTGAGAGGCAAGTTGCAAGAGATGCCACCACTAATAACTTCTGGATTGCGAGATTGCCAGATTGAGGCAGTTACGAATCTTGAAAGATCATTTAGAGATACAAGACCTCGTGCATTAATCCAGATGGCAACAGGTTCTGGAAAAACTTTTACTGCAATTAGCTTTGTCTATAGGCTGATAAAACATTCAAATGCAAAAAGAGTGCTTTTCTTAGTTGATAGGACAAATCTTGGAAAGCAGGCCATGACAGAGTTTAGCCAGTATAGAACTCCAGATGATGGGAGAAAGTTTACTGAACTTTATAATGTTCAGCATCTCTCTTCAAACGTAATCGACCCCGCAAGTAGGGTTTGTATTTCAACTATCCAAAGAGTCTACTCGATGCTTAGGGGAGAAATCGAAATGGAGAGTGAAACTGAAGAGCAGTCACTTTTTGACCAAGATATCGATGGAACTCCAGTTGATGTTTGTTACAACCCTTTCATCCCAATTGAAACATTTGATTTTATTATAACAGATGAGTGCCACAGATCGATTTACAATCTCTGGAGGCAAGTTTTGGAATATTTTGATGCGTTTATTATTGGATTAACAGCTACACCTTCAAAGCAGACCCTTGGATTTTTCAATCAGAATCTTGTGATGGAGTATAATCATGAACGGGCAGTTGCTGATGGTGTTAATGTAGGGTATGATGTTTATAGAATTAATACTGCAATAACTGAGAAAGGGAGTAGTGTAGAAGCGGGATTTTACATTGATAAGAGGGACAGATTGACAAGGCAGGTTAGATGGGAATCACTTGATGAAGAATTCAAATATGAAGGAAGGGACCTTGATAGGTCAGTTGTTGCACCTGACCAGATCAGAACTGTAATAAAAACATTCAAGGAAAGATTGTTTACCGAGATATTTCCGGGGAGAAAAACAGTACCTAAGACTCTAATCTTTGCAAAAGACGATTCCCATGCTGAGGATATTGTAAATATTATAAGGGAAGAGTTTGGCCAGGGAGATGAATTCTGTAAAAAGATTACTTACAGAACTATGGGCGAGAAACCTGAAGACCTGATAGCAAGTTTCAGAAACTCTTACAATCCAAGGATAGCCGTAACTGTTGATATGATATCAACTGGTACTGACATAAAGCCTTTAGAGTGCCTTATATTCATGCGAGATGTTAAATCAAGAGTTTATTTCGAGCAGATGAAGGGAAGGGGAACAAGAGTGATTAATCCCACCGATTTGCAAATGGTAACTTCTGATGCAAGAAATAAAACTCATTTTGTGATAATAGATGCTGTTGGAGTATGCGAAACAGACAAAACTGATTCAATGCCGCTTGAGAGGGCTAGGAATGTACCTTTAGAGAAGCTTCTTATGGGGATGGCTCTAAGAAAAAAGAACAAAGATATGATATCCTCCCTTGCAGGTAGACTCGCCAAAATTGAAATAGAAATGAATGAAAAGGAGAAACAGGAGATTCAAAAGATTGCTGGAAAGAACATGAACGAGATTGTAAATGAACTTCTTGATGCTGTTGATCCAGATAAAACTATTGAAACTGCATGTAAGATGTTCGATACGACTGAGCCCACAAAGGAGCAGCTGAACAAGGCTACAGAAGAACTCCTAAACAAAGCAAGTAAGCCGTTTGATAATCCAAAGTTTAGGACGAAGATTATTGAGATAAAAAAGAAGAATGAGCAGATAATTGATAATATCAGTAAGGATGAGATTCTATTTGCAGGATTTGATGACCTTGCAGCTGAAAAAGCAAGAATAATTGTAAATAATTTCAAGAACTTTATAGAAGAAAATAAAGATGAATTAACAGCACTTCAAATTATTTATAGCAATCCATACCCAACAAGATTTCTAACTTATGATGCTATTAAGGAGCTTGCTGAGGCAATAGAAAAGCCGCCTTATTACCTTACAACGGATAAGTTATGGGCTGCATATGAGAAGCTAGAAAAATCTAAGGTGAGGGGTGCGGGGCCTCATAAATTACTTACGGATATTGTATCTCTCCTAAAATTTGAACTTGGAGAAATTCAAGTCCTTGAACCTTTTTCGTATACGGTAGATAAGAGATTTGAAGATTGGATTTCGAAGAAGAAAAAGGAAGGCGTAACTTTTACCGCGGAACAGTTAGAATGGCTTAGAATGATAAAAGATCACATTTCTACTTCAATGAGTATTTCTAAGGATGATCTTGAACAGACCCCATTCCACAACAAAGGTGGACTTGTTAAGGCGAATAAAATCTTTGATGGAAAAATTGATAATGTCATGAAGGATCTTCAAGAAGCACTGGTGAGTAAGTGAATGGTGAGCTACCCAAAGGTTGGGTTTGGACGAGCTTAGAAAATTGCGTTGATATTCTAGATAGTCAAAGAAAGCCAATTAATTCAGAAGAACGTCAAGAAAGGATTCTAAATAAAAACGAATCTGATCTTTATCCTTATTATGGGGCCACTGGACAAGTTGGTTGGATTGATGGATATATTTTTGATGAAGAACTTATTCTACTTGGCGAGGATGGTGCGCCTTTCTTAGATTTTACCAAAGACAAATCCTATCTCATTAAAGGTAAAACTTGGGTTAATAATCATGCTCATGTTTTAAGGGCTATAAAGGATATTAGTTTTAATTCTTATATTTGCCATTATCTTAATAGTTTTGATTATCGTAATTACATTACTGGGACAACTAGATACAAGCTTAATCAATCTCAAATGAGAAAAATAATGATTCCCCTCCCACCATTAGCCGAACAACAAAGAATAGTAAACAAAATAGAAGAGCTCTTCACAAATCTTGACAAAGGTATTGAATCTCTAGAGCAAGTCAAATACAAACTTAAAATATATCGCCAAGCTATTTTGAAATATGCAATGGAAGGAAAACTCACTGAAAAGTGGAGAGAAAATAATAAAACATTTTTTGAGGAGTCTAATTCTTTTGATAATAAAGAAGTTATTGCATTTGAAATTCCAAGTAGCTGGAGATTAGTAGAATTAAAAGATGTATCAATTATAATATTAGGACAATCGCCACCCTCGTCTACATATAATGAAAAAAGAATAGGTTTACCTTTTTATCAAGGTAAATCTGAATTTGGTTTAATCTATCCAACTCCAGTTAAGTGGTGTGCTTTTCCAAAAAAAATTGCAGAGAAAGGGGATGTCTTAATTTCAGTTAGGGCTCCTGTTGGCCCTACAAACATCTGCCCTGAAAAATCTTGTATTGGAAGAGGATTGGCTGCAATTAGAGGATTGGGGAATATCGATAATAAATTTATTTTTTACTTATTAAGGAATATTGAAAAGGATATTTCTTCCCAAGCTACAGGTACGACTTTTGAAGCAATTAGGGGAGATGTACTAAAAAAATTGATAATTCCACTCCCTCCTCTCGAAGAACAGCAAGAAATAGTTAACAGAATAGAAAAACTATTCTCTCTTGCAGACCATATAGAAGAAACCGTCAGCTCTAAGCTAGAACAGTCCAAAACTCTTCGCCAAAGCATCCTAAAAAAAGCTTTTGAAGGGCAGCTTGTTCCACAAGATCCTAATGATGAGCCTGCAGAAATTTTACTAGAAAAAATAAAAATGGAAAAGTTAAATAAAGGAAAAGCAATTCAGGAGAAGCTGGTACAATGAGTAACGAAACGCTTGCAGTCCAAAAGCTTTGGAACTATTGCAATGTCCTAAGAGACGATGGAGTAAGTTACGGCGATTATGTAGAGCAACTAACATACTTATTATTTCTAAAAATGGATGATGAGCAAACTAAGCCTCCGTTTAGCAGAGAGTCAAAGATACCAAAAAATCTTAACTGGGAGAGCCTTCTAAAAAAGGATGGTGATGAGCTTGAAGTTCATTACAGGCATATTCTAGAATCTTTAGGGAAAGAAAAGGGGATGATAGGTGTCATCTTCAGAAAAGCCCAGAATAAAATTCAGGACCCTGCAAAACTAAAGAGGCTTGTCATGCTTATTGAAGGAGAAGAAACCTGGATGGGTATGGGTATCGATGTAAAGGGTGCAATCTATGAAGGCTTACTACAAAAGAATGCAGAAGATATCAAAAGTGGCGCCGGTCAGTACTTCACCCCTAGAGCACTAATCAAAGCAATGGTTGAAGTGATAAGGCCAAAACCTGGTGAAACTATCTGTGACCCGGCATGCGGGACAGGGGGATTCCTTTTAGCTTCTTATGACCTAATCTCTAAATATCCGCTAAATGTTGAAGAGAAGAAATTCTTAAGAGAAGGCACATTTCACGGTTGGGACATTGTGGATAGTGTTGTAAGGCTCTGCACAATGAACCTCTACTTGCATGGGATTGGTGGAGAGGAAAGCCCAATAGTAACTGACGATGCACTTGCATCTGACCCTGGAGATAGGTTTGACATAGTGCTCACTAACCCGCCATTTGGAAAGAAGAGTAGCATTACTATAGTAAATGGCGAGGGAAAGATTGAAAAAGAATCACTGACATACCAGAGAAATGACTTCTGGGCAACTACTTCTAACAAGCAGCTAAACTTCCTGCAGCACGTTAAAACTCTACTAAAAATAAATGGCAGGGCCGCAATAGTCGTCCCTGATAACGTGCTTTTCGAAGGTGGGGCTGGAGAAACACTCAGAAAAAGACTCTTACAGCAGTGTGATGTCCACACACTTTTAAGACTCCCAACTGGGATCTTCTATGCGCAAGGTGTAAAGGCAAACGTGCTATTCTTTGATAAAAGGCCGGCAAGTGAAAAACCTTGGACAGAAAAACTCTGGATATATGATCTAAGGACTAACATTCACTTCACCCTGAAAACAAACACTCTAAGATATGAAGATCTAGTAGACTTCATAAAATGCTATAATCCAGAAAATAGGCACGAGAGACGAGAAACTGAAAGGTTCAAAGCATTTACCTATGGAGAGGTCATGAAAAGAGACAAAACAAATCTAGATATCTTCTGGCTAAAAGACAATAGCCTTGGCGACTCAGAAAATCTTCCAGACCCAAAGCTACTAGCTTTAGAAATTGCAGAAGATTTAGAGTCGGCGCTTGACGAGTTTAAAAGAATATATGAAGAATTAGAAGAATAATAAATTAAAGAAGCTTATTCTCCTTCAATATTCTGACAACTTCATCATAAACTTCGTTTAGATCCGTCTCGCTTTTTGCACCGGTAATAATGTACTTGCCATTTTTGTATATTGTAACGTGCCTTCTTTCTCCATTAATCATGACCTTTACAAGGAGCGCAGGATATGTCTCTGGATTGTATTCGGCATGAACAAAGTCAATGATACTGTATGCCTTTACTATATCTACATCATTTGGAAATCTTCCAGTTGCAACAATATTTGTTATTATAGGTCTTGTCCCAAAGGGTACATCTTTCTTCATCAAAATCATCCTTCATTAGCTATATTATTAGTATTGTTGGCACTAGTATATAAGCTTTTATTTTTAACTTCTTTAAAATATAGCCCCTTGACTATTTTTTTCATAAAATTAAATGAAAAACAGTAATAAATATATATTAAGAACTATATTTAGTATTGACATGCTAATAATTTTATTATATGGGCGCAACTCTTGAAAAAAAAATTTGAAAAAGAAATAAGTTTTAATAATAACGAAATTGATTCTAAAACTTTAAAGATATTCTTTGATAAATCTCCATTTGCAATTCAATCATTAAATGAATCTGGCCATATTCTAAATGTAAGTAAAGCATGGCTTGATATCTTGGGGTATTCAAAAGAAGATATAATTGGAAAATCATTTCGTGATTTCCTCTCTGATAATTGTAAAGACCATTTCAGTGAATGCTTTCCTAAATTTAAAGAAATGGGCCAAATAAGTGATGCAGAATTAGAAATGAAAAAGAAAAATGGGGATATAGTCTTTGTATCTTTTAATGGTAAAATTATTCATGATGACAAAGGAAATTTTAAACAAACTTTCTGTTTCTTGAGCGATATAACTAATCGTAAGACAATCGAGACAGAATTGAGTGAAAGCGAAGAAAAGTTTAGAGAGCTTTACAATAACATGAGTACTTGTATGGCAATCTATCAAGCCATTGATGACGGGCAGGATTTCGTTATCAAAGGCATTAACAAGGCAGGAGAGGAAAAAAGCAAAGTAAAAATAGAAGAAATCAAAGGCAAACGTGTTTCAGATGTATTTCCAAGTGTAAAAGAAATCGGACTATTTGATATTTTTAAGAAAGTCTATGCCACCGGCAAACCTGAATATCTTCCAACAAAGTTTTACAAGGATAGTAGGATGTCCCATTGGGTAGAAAACCTGTTTTTAAAAATCTTGGATTCTTTCCTATTACCTCTGAAGGTTTATACCCAGTTAAATCGATAAACTTTGGATTTACATAATTTATGAATCCATTTTTATCTGTTATAACAACTATTGTCGGGGCTTGCTCAATAGCGTTGTATAAAAGTTTTATTTCTCCTTCTAATCTTTTTCTATCTGTGATATCTCTTGATATGTTCAAGATTACGTTTTTCCCTTTCAGTTTTAGTTTTGTTGCAACTACTTCCACGTAAAATAATCTTCCATGTTTATCAATATCTAATACTTCAAATGGTTTTTCTCCATATTTTTCTAATTCTCTTTTTATTGTCTTACCGGCTTTACCTCTTAACTCGGGAGCTTGTAGGTCTGGAATTATTAATGAAAGAAACTCATTTTTTGAATAGCCAAATTTTCTACACGCCGCTTCATTTACATCAATTATTGAATCATCTTCAGCTACTAAGAGCATGGGATCATTGGCCTTCTCAAAATATAGCCTAAATCTTTCTTCACTTTCCTTTAGTTCTTCTTCCATATTTTTCCTATCAGTAATATCATTACCTACCGAAAGTAGAGCCTTAATATCTCCTTTTTTATCCAGTATAGGTTTATTGGTCCAATAAATCCATGCCCGTTCTCCATTCTTTTTTATGTTTTCATTAATGTGCCGAGTATATTTCTCTACATCAAAATAAATCTCAGATATCAGATTTTCTAAAATTCTTCCTGTAGATTCAATTCGAGGGATACACGTTTCTTGCCATTTTTTTCCTATTAGTTCTTCCTCTTTGTAACCAAAAAAATCCAATCCAAATTCATTCATTGAAAGAATTATTCCATCTTTGTCAAATTTTGCAATTATGCTATTTGCATTTTCCACTAGCTCCCTATACTTCTCTTCACTTTTTCTTAGTTTTTCTTTTTCACGTTCAAGTTCATATTTTTTCAAAACATTGTCAAGGTCTGTTTCTATGATTGTCTTAAACTCATTGATTAAATCTTTATAAGTTGTGGCCTTTGGATTATCTTTGTAATCAAGGACACATATTGTCCCAAAAATTGATTATCTGGCCACTGGAGAGGAAATCCAAGGTAATACACCATTCCAAGAGGTATATCTGGATTGTGATCCCACTCTATATCTTTAGTAGCATCAGGGACTAACAAGGACTCATGCTTTTGCATTACAGTTTCACAATAAAGCCCGGTATTAAGATTAGCTCTTTCACCCTTATGATAAGGATTACCTTCAGTTTTACTAGATATAAAAACTTCAATCTCAGGAGGGTCAGCCTTCATTATTAAACCGGCTGGAACTCCGATTTGTTTCGCCATTAAATTCACAATTCTCTGCCATTTATCTAATATTTCTTTAGGCAAATCAGGCTTTTCTGTAATATGTAAATCGGGCATTATAATCAAACTTAACTTATATTTTTATTATTATATAAATTTTCTGCATTTTACATCCCAAACCTTTCATCTCTCCACCTTTTTGGTATTGTGGAGAAGATTATTTTAGAAAAAAATAATAAAATGGTCAAGGTAACAATTAGGGTGACTAAAGAAATGGAATAATTAAACTTTATAGAAAATGAAACAATAACCATAACTATCAATGGAGGGGTAACAAGAGCAAAGAATTTACTTAGTACTTTGGCATCGAAAAGCATAGTGTTTGTCTTCAAACCT is part of the Methanofastidiosum sp. genome and encodes:
- a CDS encoding type I restriction-modification system subunit M codes for the protein MSNETLAVQKLWNYCNVLRDDGVSYGDYVEQLTYLLFLKMDDEQTKPPFSRESKIPKNLNWESLLKKDGDELEVHYRHILESLGKEKGMIGVIFRKAQNKIQDPAKLKRLVMLIEGEETWMGMGIDVKGAIYEGLLQKNAEDIKSGAGQYFTPRALIKAMVEVIRPKPGETICDPACGTGGFLLASYDLISKYPLNVEEKKFLREGTFHGWDIVDSVVRLCTMNLYLHGIGGEESPIVTDDALASDPGDRFDIVLTNPPFGKKSSITIVNGEGKIEKESLTYQRNDFWATTSNKQLNFLQHVKTLLKINGRAAIVVPDNVLFEGGAGETLRKRLLQQCDVHTLLRLPTGIFYAQGVKANVLFFDKRPASEKPWTEKLWIYDLRTNIHFTLKTNTLRYEDLVDFIKCYNPENRHERRETERFKAFTYGEVMKRDKTNLDIFWLKDNSLGDSENLPDPKLLALEIAEDLESALDEFKRIYEELEE
- a CDS encoding restriction endonuclease subunit S gives rise to the protein MNGELPKGWVWTSLENCVDILDSQRKPINSEERQERILNKNESDLYPYYGATGQVGWIDGYIFDEELILLGEDGAPFLDFTKDKSYLIKGKTWVNNHAHVLRAIKDISFNSYICHYLNSFDYRNYITGTTRYKLNQSQMRKIMIPLPPLAEQQRIVNKIEELFTNLDKGIESLEQVKYKLKIYRQAILKYAMEGKLTEKWRENNKTFFEESNSFDNKEVIAFEIPSSWRLVELKDVSIIILGQSPPSSTYNEKRIGLPFYQGKSEFGLIYPTPVKWCAFPKKIAEKGDVLISVRAPVGPTNICPEKSCIGRGLAAIRGLGNIDNKFIFYLLRNIEKDISSQATGTTFEAIRGDVLKKLIIPLPPLEEQQEIVNRIEKLFSLADHIEETVSSKLEQSKTLRQSILKKAFEGQLVPQDPNDEPAEILLEKIKMEKLNKGKAIQEKLVQ
- a CDS encoding PAS domain S-box protein → MKKYELEREKEKLRKSEEKYRELVENANSIIAKFDKDGIILSMNEFGLDFFGYKEEELIGKKWQETCIPRIESTGRILENLISEIYFDVEKYTRHINENIKKNGERAWIYWTNKPILDKKGDIKALLSVGNDITDRKNMEEELKESEERFRLYFEKANDPMLLVAEDDSIIDVNEAACRKFGYSKNEFLSLIIPDLQAPELRGKAGKTIKRELEKYGEKPFEVLDIDKHGRLFYVEVVATKLKLKGKNVILNISRDITDRKRLEGEIKLLYNAIEQAPTIVVITDKNGFINYVNPKFIDLTGYKPSEVIGKNPRFLKTGFLPNGTSYYPCKTLLEDIQVCRWHRLS
- a CDS encoding DMT family transporter, translated to MDKKQIGVLAIVGASVMWSIEPIFAKLAYANSSVVQTSGFRAIFVTIVALIYALTTNGRNIKISKKEFSVIFYIAVFGTLVADLLFYIALTRIPVLNAVLIGHLQPIFIILIGYFILKDEKHSKYDYAGIFIMIFGALLVTTQTIQNLLILRIGTVGDLLVVGATLSWATTGIVARKYLKTMNCGIITFYRFLIAAIFFSIYLLFRSEFQFGSVNQIIIGIIVGVGYILYYEGLKRIKAAQAGALELSTPFFAALLGFVVLGELVTPMQIAGILILCIGVYLLSKKE
- a CDS encoding DEAD/DEAH box helicase family protein — its product is MNNEARAREDIDKMLVDCGWTVQDYKLMDLGASRGVAVREFPLLTGIADYLLFIDRKACGVLEAKRVGIPLGGVADQSIKYVGGLPEDIPSVGNPLPFVYNSTGKEISFVDMRDPRRRSRRIFSFHRPETLKEFLSDEKTLRGKLQEMPPLITSGLRDCQIEAVTNLERSFRDTRPRALIQMATGSGKTFTAISFVYRLIKHSNAKRVLFLVDRTNLGKQAMTEFSQYRTPDDGRKFTELYNVQHLSSNVIDPASRVCISTIQRVYSMLRGEIEMESETEEQSLFDQDIDGTPVDVCYNPFIPIETFDFIITDECHRSIYNLWRQVLEYFDAFIIGLTATPSKQTLGFFNQNLVMEYNHERAVADGVNVGYDVYRINTAITEKGSSVEAGFYIDKRDRLTRQVRWESLDEEFKYEGRDLDRSVVAPDQIRTVIKTFKERLFTEIFPGRKTVPKTLIFAKDDSHAEDIVNIIREEFGQGDEFCKKITYRTMGEKPEDLIASFRNSYNPRIAVTVDMISTGTDIKPLECLIFMRDVKSRVYFEQMKGRGTRVINPTDLQMVTSDARNKTHFVIIDAVGVCETDKTDSMPLERARNVPLEKLLMGMALRKKNKDMISSLAGRLAKIEIEMNEKEKQEIQKIAGKNMNEIVNELLDAVDPDKTIETACKMFDTTEPTKEQLNKATEELLNKASKPFDNPKFRTKIIEIKKKNEQIIDNISKDEILFAGFDDLAAEKARIIVNNFKNFIEENKDELTALQIIYSNPYPTRFLTYDAIKELAEAIEKPPYYLTTDKLWAAYEKLEKSKVRGAGPHKLLTDIVSLLKFELGEIQVLEPFSYTVDKRFEDWISKKKKEGVTFTAEQLEWLRMIKDHISTSMSISKDDLEQTPFHNKGGLVKANKIFDGKIDNVMKDLQEALVSK
- a CDS encoding TrkA family potassium uptake protein, with product MKQFVVIGLGNFGVNVATALHKLGNQVLVIDESERKVEQIKELVTQAIVADATDKKVLTEFVDKSIDGAIVCMRDNIEASVMITLYLKDLGVEKIIAKAINEDHGRILELVGATKIIYPEKDVAIELAETLTTPNLINWLPVEPDYKIFELKAPKEYVGKTLAELKLDDNYGIQVIAVKEGPKGPFHLIPGGSFTITENSSLAIIGKNEDIAKLKSNDKI